The following coding sequences are from one Clostridioides difficile ATCC 9689 = DSM 1296 window:
- a CDS encoding Lrp/AsnC family transcriptional regulator, translating to MDVTDYRIIEILQDDGRISMKDLGKIVGLTSPAVSERVKRLEESGVIEGYKAIVNPDSLGRVIKAFIHISLPSNGYTEFIESAAKDPRIVECHHITGDDCLLLKVIVKDMYELENVIDTIKKIGSTKTSVILSTPIQAKSIL from the coding sequence ATGGATGTTACAGATTACAGAATCATAGAAATTTTACAGGATGATGGGAGAATTTCTATGAAGGACTTAGGAAAAATAGTTGGTTTAACTTCTCCTGCAGTTTCAGAAAGAGTCAAAAGATTAGAAGAGTCTGGTGTTATAGAAGGATATAAAGCTATTGTCAACCCAGATTCATTAGGCAGAGTTATAAAGGCATTTATTCATATTTCTCTTCCAAGCAATGGATATACAGAATTTATTGAGTCAGCTGCAAAGGACCCTAGGATTGTAGAATGTCACCATATAACAGGTGATGATTGCTTACTTTTAAAAGTAATTGTAAAAGATATGTACGAGCTAGAAAATGTGATTGATACTATAAAGAAAATTGGTTCTACTAAGACCTCTGTTATACTATCAACGCCAATACAAGCAAAATCAATATTGTAA
- a CDS encoding HDIG domain-containing metalloprotein, with amino-acid sequence MEIGKIIIESLKREDTHKIFIELDNKHELEKIIPKISCMKSVGECKYHVVNCFEHSINALKELEIVLNDKDFFPIHLRKHVSNYLNTYIEEGINKLHVLKLGTFLHDIGKPDSMTLDETGRVHFTNHEKIGAQIIDNMGIKLELSTETYRLISKYVRYHMILLSLYKKNDLSRKELINVFNLVDEDTIGVIMLGYADIVSTVKLLGKSGEVSVLKTYMEYILTNYLYKSNYTHV; translated from the coding sequence ATGGAAATAGGGAAAATTATAATAGAGAGTTTAAAGAGGGAAGATACACATAAAATATTTATAGAATTAGATAATAAGCATGAATTAGAAAAAATAATTCCTAAAATAAGCTGTATGAAGTCTGTAGGTGAATGTAAATATCATGTAGTAAATTGTTTTGAACATTCTATAAATGCATTAAAAGAATTAGAAATAGTATTAAATGATAAGGATTTTTTTCCAATACATCTAAGAAAACATGTGTCAAACTATTTAAACACATATATTGAAGAAGGAATAAATAAGTTACATGTATTAAAGCTGGGAACATTTTTACATGATATAGGTAAGCCTGACAGTATGACCTTAGATGAAACCGGAAGAGTTCATTTCACAAATCATGAAAAAATAGGTGCTCAAATAATTGACAATATGGGAATAAAGTTAGAGTTATCAACAGAGACATATAGACTTATAAGTAAATATGTAAGATATCATATGATACTTTTGTCTCTATATAAGAAAAATGATTTGAGTAGGAAAGAATTAATTAATGTATTTAACTTAGTAGATGAGGACACTATAGGTGTAATAATGCTTGGGTATGCAGATATAGTGTCTACAGTAAAATTATTGGGTAAGAGTGGAGAAGTCAGTGTGTTAAAGACATATATGGAATATATTTTAACAAATTACTTGTATAAGAGTAATTATACACATGTATAA
- a CDS encoding nicotinate phosphoribosyltransferase codes for MRNLTLLTDLYQLTMLNGYFEKNIHEDIVVFDMFFRKNACDGGYTIVCGIDQVVEYIDNLHFSDEDLEYLKNLNLFSDKFLKFLKEFKFTGDIYAVEEGTIMFPNEPLITVKAPLYQAQLIETALLTIVNFQSLIATKASRVCFAAQGDPVFEFGLRRAQGPDAGIYGARAAVVGGCAGTANVLAGKMFDIPIIGTQAHSWVQKFDNELEAFQAYADVYPDKCLLLVDTYDVLNSGVPNAIKVFKNISEKGYKPMGIRLDSGDLAYLSKEAKKQLDNAGFSDISITASNDLDEYTITSLKAEGATINSWGVGTKLITSFDSPSLGGVYKLAASCEKGVLEPKIKISENPEKINNPGYKKVIRIYNEDNKAEADLIMLHDEVIDESKPLEIFHPTYTWKTKVFTNYKVKELLKPLYIKGRCKYNKKAVLEIKNHVQYELSTIWEQYKRLSKPHIYKVDLSRNLWYLKTQMIDSKKVL; via the coding sequence ATGAGAAATCTAACACTTCTTACTGATTTATATCAGCTTACTATGTTAAATGGCTATTTTGAAAAGAATATTCATGAAGACATTGTTGTATTTGATATGTTTTTTAGAAAAAACGCTTGTGATGGAGGGTATACTATAGTTTGTGGTATTGATCAGGTTGTTGAATACATAGATAATCTTCATTTTTCAGATGAAGATTTAGAGTACTTAAAAAACTTAAATTTATTTTCTGACAAGTTCTTAAAATTTTTAAAAGAATTTAAATTCACAGGAGATATATATGCTGTTGAGGAAGGAACTATCATGTTCCCTAATGAGCCATTAATTACTGTTAAGGCACCTTTATATCAAGCTCAACTTATTGAAACAGCATTGTTAACAATAGTTAATTTTCAGTCTCTTATTGCTACTAAAGCCTCTAGAGTTTGCTTTGCAGCTCAAGGAGACCCTGTATTTGAATTTGGATTACGTCGTGCACAAGGTCCAGATGCAGGGATATATGGGGCTAGGGCTGCTGTAGTTGGTGGTTGTGCTGGAACTGCAAACGTACTAGCAGGGAAAATGTTTGATATACCTATAATTGGTACACAAGCTCACAGTTGGGTACAAAAATTTGATAATGAACTTGAAGCATTCCAAGCATATGCTGATGTTTATCCAGATAAATGCCTACTACTTGTAGATACTTATGATGTATTAAACAGTGGAGTTCCTAATGCAATAAAAGTATTCAAAAATATTTCTGAAAAAGGATACAAACCTATGGGTATAAGACTTGACTCTGGAGATTTAGCTTATTTATCTAAAGAAGCTAAAAAACAATTAGATAACGCTGGCTTTTCAGATATCAGCATCACTGCATCTAATGACCTAGACGAATATACCATAACATCACTTAAAGCAGAAGGAGCTACTATAAATTCATGGGGAGTAGGTACAAAGCTCATTACATCTTTCGATTCACCTTCTCTTGGAGGAGTTTATAAATTAGCTGCATCTTGTGAAAAAGGAGTTCTTGAACCTAAGATAAAGATTTCTGAGAATCCAGAAAAAATAAATAATCCTGGTTACAAGAAAGTTATAAGAATATATAACGAAGACAATAAGGCAGAGGCAGATTTGATTATGTTACATGATGAAGTTATAGATGAGTCTAAACCTTTAGAAATCTTCCATCCTACTTATACATGGAAAACAAAGGTATTTACAAATTACAAAGTTAAAGAGCTTCTTAAACCATTGTATATAAAAGGCAGATGCAAATATAATAAAAAAGCTGTTCTTGAAATAAAAAATCATGTACAATATGAATTAAGTACTATCTGGGAACAATACAAAAGACTTTCAAAACCACACATTTATAAGGTTGATTTATCTAGAAATCTTTGGTATTTAAAAACACAAATGATAGATTCTAAAAAAGTTTTATAG
- the rsmI gene encoding 16S rRNA (cytidine(1402)-2'-O)-methyltransferase, translated as MSGKLYICPTPIGNLEDITYRTLRILKEVDLIAAEDTRHSIKLLNHFEISKPLTSYHEHNKDSKGDYLINKLIDGENIALISDAGMPGISDPGEEIIKQAIQNNIEIEVLPGATAFVTALVGSGMDTHRFVFEGFLDRDKKVRKAQLEELKEESRTIIFYESPHRLKDTLKDMLKILGNRNISINRELTKKYQEIIRENIETTIKIFEEKEVRGEFVLIVEGFHGEKSKKENYDGLTDREYVLKLIESGMNKKDAIKIVCKDRKLKKDVVYKQVLDL; from the coding sequence ATGAGCGGGAAATTGTACATATGTCCAACACCAATAGGAAACCTAGAAGATATAACATATAGAACTTTAAGAATATTAAAAGAAGTAGACTTGATTGCAGCAGAAGATACAAGACATAGTATAAAACTTTTAAATCATTTTGAAATCTCAAAACCACTAACTAGTTATCATGAACATAATAAGGATTCAAAGGGAGATTATTTGATAAATAAACTAATTGATGGTGAAAATATAGCTCTGATAAGTGATGCAGGTATGCCTGGTATATCTGACCCAGGAGAAGAGATAATAAAACAAGCTATACAAAATAACATAGAGATAGAAGTATTGCCAGGTGCAACAGCCTTTGTAACGGCTTTAGTTGGCTCTGGTATGGACACACATAGATTTGTTTTTGAGGGCTTTTTAGATAGAGATAAAAAAGTTAGGAAAGCACAATTGGAAGAATTAAAGGAAGAAAGTAGAACTATAATTTTCTATGAATCACCACATAGATTGAAGGATACACTAAAAGATATGCTTAAAATTCTTGGTAATAGGAATATTTCTATAAATAGAGAACTTACAAAAAAATATCAAGAAATAATAAGAGAAAATATAGAAACTACCATAAAAATATTTGAGGAAAAAGAAGTAAGAGGAGAGTTTGTATTAATAGTAGAGGGTTTTCATGGTGAGAAGTCAAAGAAAGAAAATTATGATGGGCTTACAGATAGGGAATATGTTTTAAAACTAATTGAAAGTGGTATGAACAAAAAAGATGCAATAAAAATAGTTTGTAAAGATAGAAAGTTAAAGAAAGATGTGGTTTATAAACAAGTTTTAGATTTATAA